From a single Brassica napus cultivar Da-Ae chromosome C9, Da-Ae, whole genome shotgun sequence genomic region:
- the LOC125575497 gene encoding NAC domain-containing protein 90-like, with product MAKELTVGFRFYPTEDELIAFYLRNQLEGRSGDTIHRVIPVLDVFEVEPSHLPNIAGDRCRGDAEQWFFFVPRQEREARGGRPSRTTGSGYWKATGSPGPVFSKDNRMIGVKKTMVFYTGKAPTGRKTKWKMNEYKAVDETFNVSIVPKLRHEFSLCRVYVTSGNSRAFDRRPMGIFQAERMLTRDVAVGERSVRVESSPEASMSGGHGYLFVNGEMVDGLTEPIWEWEQLSWP from the exons ATGGCGAAGGAGCTTACAGTTGGGTTTCGCTTCTATCCCACGGAAGACGAACTGATTGCGTTCTACCTAAGAAACCAGCTCGAAGGAAGGAGTGGTGACACAATACACCGTGTCATCCCAGTTCTGGATGTCTTTGAGGTCGAGCCTAGTCATCTTCCAA ATATTGCGGGAGATAGATGTCGAGGAGATGCTGAGCAATGGTTCTTCTTCGTGCCAAGACAAGAACGCGAAGCAAGAGGAGGCAGACCGAGCAGAACCACTGGTTCAGGGTACTGGAAAGCAACTGGATCACCTGGTCCAGTCTTTTCGAAAGATAACCGAATGATTGGAGTCAAGAAAACTATGGTTTTCTACACTGGAAAAGCACCAAcaggaagaaaaacaaaatggaAGATGAATGAATACAAAGCCGTTGATGAAACGTTCAACGTTTCCATAGTCCCCAAG TTGAGACATGAATTCAGCTTATGTCGGGTCTACGTAACATCAGGAAACTCAAGAGCTTTTGATAGACGCCCAATGGGAATTTTTCAGGCAGAGAGAATGCTTACACGTGATGTTGCAGTTGGTGAGAGATCAGTTCGCGTGGAAAGCTCACCAGAAGCTTCGATGTCAGGAGGACATGGTTATCTCTTTGTGAATGGTGAGATGGTCGATGGTTTAACTGAACCAATTTGGGAATGGGAACAGCTGAGTTGGCCTTGA